The following coding sequences are from one Nicotiana tomentosiformis chromosome 3, ASM39032v3, whole genome shotgun sequence window:
- the LOC104104256 gene encoding protein PUTATIVE RECOMBINATION INITIATION DEFECT 1, which yields MYFSTSHLHHLPPTPPPEPPLTCAQGHSSTLIIPTDEGGSICLLCLSNLISNPRSPTVHVSYALSQLSIALSQPSFRQSFFTFHSHFLISPLVGVLSSFDDESIAKQTTDLIIHQLCEAPDCNVHAEFVTRLVDRLSSGSLAWSQRQLYTLHCLGLLLDYQNDQSYACFEERDALIFNLVSGLQLSSEDIQGEILFVLYKLFLLNVSQDGDYPPSLFGHFSKLLHLALEVLMKAQSDVVRLNCIAFLTVMIQRGFFQTTSMTEATSWSSYDVDLLMETNEQISDGPLVILFAEAVKGPLLSSDNQVQIATLDLLYLYLTGKDVLENEIQVFVEENIADYAFEVLRLSGCKDPTIKSCIQLLDLLATAEQAFRQRLGIGFMALIPVLHHVAEIPFHPVQTETLRLIWNSIENCPGVVSKSHVEEISLSLTGMLKKNLDGEIGMLPETFTLACSILVALMKCSSSYEISSFLLSIQEASRNCILTCLISYRKYPGQFCNSLHLLKEAYAYSCGMNPTSSINTELRKSIIDVCKIHILPWFMRSLHEIEDEDIAVAILENFYSILLQESDIETKIFANVLFTSSWFSFAYGCLGFFPSEKMKMKVYLIFSVMTDIILGDDSGRSIRDAAPYLPLDPVDLLFLLGHKSSQNLELSSRQLAVLLLLYISSLYDDRLADDKLVLASLEQYILLNSNENTHGASVLGIFINLYALYRGLAKVSYQIPYSPEAEKILFHLLSEKDWDLLSTRIHVTALKWLFQQEKICNLLSAQMLKFCRSNFSEVNQINIHGEANQKIDVYVMAELVASGDNFLAMLMVFLLGEVGEQYSEYDIVSLANTIIHIIEISPSASDQFCMHGIAGAIKNLYYKFGHSSSPNTFMATSELVSCILQVVHSESLSDDETWVAIGVKIIDYLIPSVAADGWTPGTLISIGILSMVLHHSANQVMVEASKTILLSTPLLSLVNTTIANACSKGPCLVDQDKGTRSGEALVFVLSLLFFSLKSLHAILPRIMDCQYLLDPTSVPQPLPHISIHCHDLCKLLHFGSIPVKLLSSQYLLELFSRIEDERSRKPGTLKFRTDYMLSVMAVLEGQIFSSDITVAMKCSLCLSIIIGWQDAETEVSAIQRSNWSQFIVEELVMSLAAPSLASKSFMLHHKPAVHIAVALLRRKGIPQWMTSIFDESCISAITRNVTNCNLSAELVILLRELLKHGFLNDEQIAALNQVFQECKKCIYTDKLQHYGAEEKTLNVAAASDYLGKVCQFLIRLMTTQPSSSMESIRPQSGKRELLEEIDLFSKCLMRDD from the exons ATGTACTTCTCCACCTCTCACCTCCACCACTTACCACCGACGCCACCACCAGAACCACCGTTAACATGCGCCCAAGGCCATAGCTCAACTTTGATTATTCCAACCGATGAAGGCGGATCCATTTGCCTGCTCTGCTTGTCCAATCTCATTTCTAATCCGAGATCGCCGACTGTTCACGTTTCCTACGCTCTTTCCCAGTTATCTATTGCTCTTTCGCAACCGAGTTTTCGCCAATCATTCTTCACATTCCACTCTCATTTCCTCATCTCTCCTCTCGTCGGCGTTCTATCTTCCTTCGATGATGAATCCATTGCCAAGCAAACTACGGATTTGATTATTCATCAGTTGTGTGAAGCTCCGGACTGCAATGTGCACGCAGAGTTTGTGACTCGGCTCGTGGATCGTCTTTCTAGTGGCTCTTTGGCTTGGAGTCAGAGACAGTTGTACACG CTTCACTGCTTAGGTCTTCTCTTGGATTATCAAAATGACCAGTCCTATGCTTGTTTCGAAGAAAGGGATGCCCTCATTTTCAATCTCGTCAGCGGTCTTCAATTGTCCAG TGAAGATATTCAAGGGGAAATCCTGTTCGTCCTATACAAATTATTCCTTCTCAATGTGTCTCAAGATGGTGACTATCCTCCCAGTTTATTTGGCCATTTCTCGAAGCTCCTTCATTTAGCATTGGAAGTTCTCATGAAAGCTCAAAGTGATGTTGTTCGCTTGAACTGTATAG CATTCTTAACAGTAATGATACAGAGAGGATTCTTTCAAACTACTTCTATGACTGAAGCAACGAGCTGGAGTTCTTATGATGTTGACCTCTTGATGGAAACAAATGAGCAGATATCAGATGGGCCTCTAGTTATCTTGTTTGCAGAGGCAGTCAAAGGCCCGCTGCTTTCTTCTGATAATCAAGTTCAAATAGCAACTCTAGATTTACTTTACCTCTATCTGACGGGGAAAGATGTCTTAGAAAATGAAATCCAAGTATTTGTGGAAGAGAACATTGCAGATTATGCATTTGAAGTGCTGAGATTGTCAG GATGCAAAGATCCAACAATTAAATCTTGTATCCAGCTTCTTGATCTTTTAGCAACTGCGGAGCAAGCATTTAGACAGAGACTTGGAATCGGATTCATGGCCCTGATTCCAGTTCTGCATCATGTTGCTGAAATTCCTTTTCACCCTGTACAGACCGAGACACTCAGGCTTATTTGGAACTCTATTGAGAACTGCCCTGGGGTGGTATCCAAGTCTCATGTAGAAGAAATAAGTCTTTCTTTGACGGGGATGCTCAAGAAAAATCTTGATGGAGAAATAGGCATGCTTCCAGAGACATTCACTCTGGCCTGTTCAATACTTGTTGCACTTATGAAATGCTCATCTTCCTATGAGATTTCAAGTTTCTTACTATCAATTCAGGAGGCATCAAGAAATTGCATCTTAACTTGTTTAATTAGTTATCGCAAATACCCAGGTCAGTTTTGTAACTCTCTTCACCTACTGAAAGAGGCATATGCATATAGTTGTGGGATGAATCCCACAAGCTCTATCAATACAGAACTTAGAAAAAGCATTATAGATGTATGTAAAATACATATATTACCTTGGTTTATGAGATCCCTCCATGAGATAGAAGATGAGGATATTGCAGTTGCAATTCTTGAAAACTTCTATTCCATATTGCTACAAGAGTCAGATATCGAAACCAAAATATTTGCAAATGTTCTGTTCACGTCATCCTGGTTCAGTTTTGCATATGGATGTTTAGGCTTTTTCCCTTCAGAAAAGATGAAAATGAAGGTTTATCTTATCTTTAGTGTGATGACCGATATCATCCTTGGGGATGATTCTGGGCGAAGCATTAGGGATGCTGCTCCATATCTTCCGCTTGACCCTGTAGATCTGCTTTTCCTTCTGGGCCATAAAAGCTCCCAAAATCTTGAATTGTCTTCTCGGCAACTGGCAGTTCTGCTGTTACTGTACATCAGCTCACTGTATGACGACAG GCTTGCAGATGATAAGCTTGTGTTAGCTTCACTGGAGCAGTACATTCTACTTAACAGCAACGAAAACACGCATGGAGCTTCTGTTTTGGGAATATTTATAAATCTATATGCACTCTACAGGGGTCTAGCTAAAGTGAGCTACCAAATCCCCTATAGTCCAGAGGCTGAAAAGATTTTATTCCACCTGCTTTCTGAAAAGGACTGGGATTTGCTATCTACAAGAATCCATGTAACAGCTTTGAAATGGTTGTTCCAACAAGAGAAAATATGCAACTTGCTGTCTGCCCAGATGTTGAAATTCTGCAGAAGCAATTTTTCCGAAGTAAACCAGATAAATATACATGGCGAAGCCAATCAGAAGATAGATGTGTATGTTATGGCAGAACTTGTAGCTTCAGGGGATAACTTTTTAGCTATgctcatggtgttcctattgggAGAGGTTGGAGAACAATATTCTGAGTATGACATTGTTTCATTGGCTAATACCATAATACATATAATCGAAATCTCACCCAGTGCTTCAGATCAGTTCTGCATGCATGGGATAGCTGGTGCAATTAAGAACCTGTACTATAAGTTTGGTCATTCTTCATCCCCAAATACTTTCATGGCCACCTCCGAACTAGTATCCTGCATTCTTCAAGTAGTACACTCTGAATCCCTCTCTGATGATGAAACCTGGGTTGCAATTGGGGTGAAA ATTATCGACTACCTGATCCCTTCAGTAGCTGCAGATGGATGGACTCCAGGAACTCTTATATCAATTGGCATTCTTTCTATGGTTTTGCACCACTCAGCAAATCAAGTGATGGTTGAAGCTTCAAAAACCATACTACTAAGTACTCCTTTGCTATCATTGGTTAATACCACAATCGCCAATGCCTGTTCCAAGGGACCTTGTCTAGTTGACCAAGACAAAGGAACGAGATCAGGAGAAGCTCTTGTTTTTGTGCTTTCACTGCTTTTCTTCTCTTTGAAAAG TCTGCATGCCATTTTACCGAGGATTATGGACTGTCAATATCTGCTGGATCCTACCAGCGTCCCACAACCCTTGCCCCATATTAGTATACACTGCCACGATTTGTGCAAGTTATTGCATTTCGGATCTATTCCTGTTAAGTTGCTTTCCTCACAATACCTTCTGGAGTTATTCAGCCGAATAGAAGATGAGAGAAGTAGAAAACCAGGCACGCTAAAATTCAGAACTGATTATATGTTGTCTGTGATGGCTGTTTTAGAAGGCCAAATATTCTCAAGTGACATAACAGTTGCAATGAAATGTTCCCTCTGTTTGTCTATAATCATCGGGTGGCAAGATGCGGAAACGGAAGTATCAGCTATACAAAGGAGCAATTGGAGTCAATTTATAGTAGAAGAGCTAGTGATGTCTTTGGCAGCACCATCTTTGGCTTCAAAATCTTTCATGCTCCATCACAAGCCTGCAGTTCATATTGCAGTTGCACTGCTGAGAAGGAAGGGAATTCCTCAATGGATGACttcaatctttgatgaatctTGCATATCTGCCATTACTAGAAACGTAACAAACTGTAATTTGAGTGCTGAGCTGGTGATTCTCTTAAGGGAGCTGCTTAAACATGGTtttctgaatgatgaacaaatTGCTGCTCTAAATCAAGTATTCCAG GAATGTAAAAAATGTATCTACACAGACAAACTTCAACACTATGGGGCAGAGGAGAAGACATTGAACGTAGCAGCTGCTTCTGATTACTTAGGAAAAGTTTGTCAGTTTCTCATTAGGCTCATGACAACTCAACCATCTAGTAGTATGGAGTCTATAAGACCTCAAAGTGGGAAAAGGGAATTGTTGGAAGAAATAGACTTATTCTCGAAATGCCTAATGAGGGATGATTGA